In Mytilus edulis chromosome 4, xbMytEdul2.2, whole genome shotgun sequence, the following proteins share a genomic window:
- the LOC139521637 gene encoding balbiani ring protein 1-like encodes MTTAELQADLGQTHKECSKENSNQNVPQSNGKFKPESPLSKVKFKPESPKSNGKFKPESPLSKGKFKPGSPKSNGKFKPESPLSKGKFKPESPKSNGKFKPESPLSKVKFKPESPKSNGTFKPESPLSKGKFKPESPLSKGKFKPESPKSNGKFKPESLKSNGKFKPESLKSNGKFKPESPKSNGKIKTESPKSKGKFKSPNTSKEWITTVIFLTWYRHFLM; translated from the exons ATGACAACTGCAGAACTACaggctgacttgggacagacacataaagaatgtAGCAAG gaaaattcaaaccaGAATGtcccccaatcaaatggcaaattcaaaccagaaagtcccttatcaaaggtcaaattcaaaccagaaagtcccaaatcaaacggcaaattcaaaccagaaagtcccttatcaaaggGCAAATTCAAACCAGGAAGTCCCAAATCAAACGGCAAATTCAAaccagaaagtcccttatcaaagggcaaattcaaaccagaaagtcccaaatcaaacggcaaattcaaaccagaaagtcccttatcaaaggtcaaattcaaaccagaaagtcccaaatcaaacgGCACATTCAAaccagaaagtcccttatcaaagggcaaattcaaaccagaaagtcccttatcaaagggcaaattcaaaccagaaagtcccaaatcaaacgGCAAATTCAAACCAGAAAGTCTCAAATCAAACGGCAAATTCAAACCAGAAAGTCTCAAATCAAACGGCAAATTCAAACcagaaagtcccaaatcaaacggcaaaatcaaaacagaaagtcccaaatcaaaggGCAAattcaaaagcccaaacacatcaaaagaatggataacaactgtcatattcctgacttggtacagacattttctgatgtag